TTGTTTTGGCTCCCCGTCCACAGGGGCCGTTGATATGTGGGGGAGGAAGTAGCGCGGCACGGTCAGCGCCACCAGCACCACCACGGCTGCGATCACCATGAGGTGCAATGGCAGGTCCACGCCGAGGGTTGACAGCCCCGCTCCCACCAGGGCGCCTACGAAGGCGCCGCCACTGAAGGCTGCGTGGAACTGGGGCATGACGGTGCGCCTGAGCTTGTGCTCCACGTCAGCACCTTCGATGTTTTGCGCCACATCCCAGAGGCCAATTCCAATGCCGAAGAAGAACAGTGACACGGCCGTTCCGGGAATGGATGTTGCCAGGAGTGACATGGCGATGCCCACGCCCGCGGCCGCCGCCAGGAGTCCGGCAAAGCGGACCGTGTTGGCCGTTCCTATCCTGCCCACCACCAGGCCGGCGGTGGGCAGCGCGAGCAGGGAGCCCACGGCTGTGCACAGCAGCAGTGTGCCCATTTGGCCGGAGGTGATCTGCAGCGTCTGGGTGACGGCAGGGATCCTGGCGGCCCAGCTGGCAAAAACAAGCCCGTTGATGCCGAAGACCACGAACGTTGCCACAGCGGCAGCCTTCAGGCCTGCCTGCTGTTCCGTACCGGTGCTGGTGCTCATACGCTCACTACTTCCACTGAGTATTTTTCGAGTTCGGCTTTGTCCTGCGCGCTGAGTGTCCGGTCTGTCACGATGACGTCCACGCGGTCCAGGGCGGCCACGAGCACCCTGGCATGCGCCTGCCACTTTGCAGCCGTGGCGGCCACCACCACCCGTGCTGCTGATTCCAGGCCGGTTGTCTTGACCGCAGCATCGTCAAGGTCGTGGGCCAGGAGTCCCTTGAAGTCCACGGAACAGGGCGTGAGCACGGCGGTGTCAAAGCGAAGCGACCTGATATTGGACTCGGCCAGGGGTCC
This region of Arthrobacter sp. DNA4 genomic DNA includes:
- a CDS encoding MFS transporter, giving the protein MSTSTGTEQQAGLKAAAVATFVVFGINGLVFASWAARIPAVTQTLQITSGQMGTLLLCTAVGSLLALPTAGLVVGRIGTANTVRFAGLLAAAAGVGIAMSLLATSIPGTAVSLFFFGIGIGLWDVAQNIEGADVEHKLRRTVMPQFHAAFSGGAFVGALVGAGLSTLGVDLPLHLMVIAAVVVLVALTVPRYFLPHISTAPVDGEPKQAKGPSAWRDSRTLLIGVVVLGATLTEGAGNDWIAKASVDGLATSESTGALMFALFVLAMTAMRFLGGRVIDKYGRVAVLRASMAAAAAGLGLFVLATNIWLAGVGAALWGVGAALAFPMGMSAASDDPKHSAARVSVVSTLGYISFLAGPPLLGYLGDLIGIHTALLAIMAPILLALLLAGAARPLPVERESAEGE